The genomic segment ATCATCCATCAATTCATTTCCGTAATGTTCATCCAGTTGTTCGCCATTGATATAGACGTATCCATCTTTTACCTGTACCGTCTCTCCAGGCAATCCGATAATTCTCTTGATAAAATATGTATTCTTTTCATAGGCATAAGGGAACACGATAATATCGTATCTCTTTGGATCTCTGAATCGATAGGAAATCTTATCCACGATCAAATTGTCCCCGTCTGACAGGGTCGTCTCCATCGAAGATCCGCTGACGCGGGTTCTCTGGCCTACAAATGTGATGATCAGATAGGTCAGGCCGATAATGATCAGGATATATATCAGCCAGCCCAACATTTCTCTTACTATACTTCTGTCCTCGCTATTTCTCACAGATTTTCC from the Mediterraneibacter butyricigenes genome contains:
- the lepB gene encoding signal peptidase I, producing the protein MLGWLIYILIIIGLTYLIITFVGQRTRVSGSSMETTLSDGDNLIVDKISYRFRDPKRYDIIVFPYAYEKNTYFIKRIIGLPGETVQVKDGYVYINGEQLDEHYGNELMDDPGIAEEPIQLGENEYFVLGDNRNHSQDSRAVTVGVLNRKDLIGRAWIRIWPFSEFGVIKHE